The genome window TGATCTGAAAATACATTAAGAATATACAGAGACTAGAACACTAGAATTTAGTCTAGtcatatacatattatctaCTGAAATCTATTCTGAAGCTAATTTAGTATTCTAGCTTAGACGCCCTAGTATTCTAGTGCATAATTAAAGTACCTAAAGTATTTTGCCAATCTTCACTGTCGGTAAGACAATCTGCCATTTTTTATGTATCCTTAGATTTTAATAAGtgtaataaatgtatgtgtaatggatactttttttttattttattccatgtATACCTTTTTcctgttatattaaattcattcaatGAGAAACTGcttgaagtataaaaaaaaaaataaaatattaagatctttgaaatatatgaatttattaattgacagtgaaattaaaagttaaaatagttGAAGAAgcataattacttaaaaattctGGTCAAaggaatgttaataaaaaaacaactgaaGTATATCATTataccaaattatatttaaacttacaaaAATACCCAATAACTAAATGCTATTTCACATCATCTGTATAAAACTGGGCTGTTTACTTTTAACCATTTATATGCCTAATaggtaatgtttttatatttttaaatgatagtgttgttattattaacagGATGATTTGCCTAACTCTTTATATGGAAAAAATCACATCTTAAAACTAATAAAGATTGTGTTCtagtcttatattattattattaacccaTCTGGTTGCACTTATCATATTTCTGGAAGACTGGATTAGGCGCTCCAGAAATATCACTGATGAGTAAGTTGGTCATAACGTTATGATCATTCAATTCTTACAATAGTAAAATCTGTCTTATATCTaagctatatttataatggatGTCCAAGTAGTTTTATTTCACCTCGAACTTCATCAAACAAGTCTTTGTATTCATCGTGTTCCTTTACGAGTACCATGATACATCCTCTCATTGTTCCCATGGCTGAGCCGATATCTTTACGGCTTGGTGTGTAGCAGTATGGGACATCTTTCTCCTCACACACTGCTGGTAAATGACACATGATTTCAATTGGAGATATGTCACCCGCAAACACTACTATCCTGAAAcagatttcatatatttattacaaggtGTTCTATTAAGTTACATAGAGCTTGGATGAGTTTTAgtcttaattttcatttcatcattGTTTTTACCAATCTGTATATCATATGAGTATATAATACATGAAAAAaggaaaagtttttatttggaCATAGAATCTTTTCCATTCTCCAACTGGGATACATACAGCATAAATTTAACAGTaagaataaacattataacCTAAAAACTTACCCCTTTTCTCCTAAGCGAAGCTGTTTTTGTACAATTTTCAAACCGTttctgatataatttttatgtccGCTAGATTTCTTGATTAGTTTGTAAATTTTCTTACTGAGTTTTTTTGACGCCATCGGTTTTGCAATAATACTACAGTGTTCTACTTTATCGTCATAACTTTGGGGCTCACTTTTAATACTAACATCACCTTGCTCTTCTTGGTCTACTGGTTCTTGTTTAACTTTacccattttaaatttatttaattgtgttttgtttaatagGCTATATTAAGTATACTTTACTGTAACCACGTGCAGTTGCGGGATGCTATTTGACAATTGTCATTGATGACAGAATAAACAGATATATAATTGACAAATGACATAAtcgttttacaatttaaataagctGAGGCAACTGgcgcacaactaaaagccattaaactaagaattgaataaaatagcAAGATTTAAATTAAGCGTGTCATGaatgacttttaaaaatatgtactaaatagacttaataaaatgaataatcatGGAATTAGGGTACAGCAAAAATTTAGTACTCAATTTTTAGACTGATTTTGAATTGTTACACTGTTCATAATCtataaaacttatttctatttatatgtaataatgtatatctaaaattaaattggatgtTTATAAAGTCCTCGTGTTTCTGTTTGTATTtcctgaatttattttattacttggcAATGATGTAGTAACGTTTTGCCAAAACAAAAATGTCACATTCCGATTTCCGTTGCCATGGTAACGTTCATAGGACAACAAACTTATATtacgcaaataaaatataatagtctttaatataactttaattacaaTGTTGGATTCGGTTTATTGAACCTATTATAAGTcgattaattttaagattttcaaTGATGGTAAGCGGTgtggatatattataatatttctaataatttataaccgatttttgttaatgaatttaattttaagggaCTTTTGAgtatattgaaaaagttacgTTCGAACCCTGAAAAGGAGCTGCGTTTGTTGTTACTTGGCTTGGATAATGCTGGTAAAACTACGATTTTGAGACAGCTAGCGTCTGAGGATGTCTCGCATGTTACACCGACCGctggatttaatataaaatcggtTTTATCCaatggttttaaattaaatgtctggGATATAGGCGGACAAAGAAAGATAAGACCTTATTGGAGGAATTATTTCGAAAATACAGATATATTGGTGAGTATTGACATAAATTGTTAttcactatatttaattatttttatttatctgtgtgTCAATAATCTAAATACTGAATGTATCGGTAGATGATTTGTGAGTGAGTGaggcaatttaaaattatgatgatCCTtcctcttatttttatttaatgcctGCCAAAGAGATCTTCTAACAggcattaattaataataattaccataCCATCAAAATTTGTGATAATATCTGGACTCaaagtaataaatgttaataaaaagtaattactatTTACAAATTCCAAACTTTACTAATATACtattgttttaagaataatgacatattttttaatgattgtagATCTACGTTGTAGACTGTTCTGATCACCAGCGTCTTGAGGAGACTAGTCTAGAGCTGACTGAACTTTTGCAGGATGATAAGTTAAGAGGTGTACCGTTGCTTGTGTATGCTAACAAGCAAGATTTAGCTTCAGGTAGGTTGAATTTTGTCCAaaactacaaataaaacattagtattataataaaaaatgagttttttttaagttgtggTGGTttttggtggtaagtggtcaacagtCACCACCATAGACACTGGCACTGAAGAAATGTTCCCAATCCCATGGGGGAGAACCTTcccttttttttaagtcaataaatAGATTGAAcaattaatgaaacaaaatgaaTAACTACACTGATTTTTACCAACTTGTGTTCCTACCTAAGCCCGGGTATAATACCCACCTGGGTATCATTATGTTTTTTCACATTTATCAGAGATTTTCACAGAGACTCGCcttctacaatataatttacgCTTCAATTATTTGACATAGTATTgctctttattaatattaacttgtgggtcacccgcgaaacttcgcgttttttcaaaagattttttaggtatGTCGAAATCTAcgacaggttttgttttatttttaatttcatttgagtgatgaaatcttatttaaatgaaatttataatgccaaatagtatacattatttCAGTTAGAATTAGAGTTTGTCGAtactaaatttactttaatttttttcttatacagcggTGCTACCGCTTGCTAACCGACCAGTAACATTTTTCcgctatatttttaaacctttttaattttctgcacatctacggctggagctcttcaaaatgagaccataatcgattttttatgtgcatcTATCGTCCTATAATCACTGGGACGAAAATAGGGttacactataaatatatagcatatgaatttattgtaataaaattttcttttatactttGCAATTTGATTTCGGTAATATGTCGTGTCGAGAAAGCTAAAATGCGTTGTTTGGATGACGCcgattcttttaatatattttgatatggtaacattattgttttttgtcaTACACATATCCGTACAATATAGGAGgtcagtcttttttttttttagtaaattttataaaatcatttaataaaattcactttCACAAAAAAACTAACtgataaagtattttcttttacttaCAAAGTCGGTTTACGCTTCGCAATTCGAACTGGttgatttagaaatattacgagataatttaataaaagcgtGAAAAAACACTCGGTCGTGCTTTACTACGCATTATCACAGTACCGACGAAAAGTTTGGCAAACGTGTTATGGCGTAATATTTTTCCCGCGCTAAGTTGGGGCGGGTTGTAAATCAACGAACAATGAGTACCTAGTACCTACTAGATGATCCATGGTCTACGTAATGCTATTAAAGTGCCTTTGCTGcataaattttctaataaatttgaatttttatacattaattttattactgtgAAGCACTACCAGCGAGCGAAGTAGCCCAACTCCTCGGATTGCACTTAATCAGGGACCGCACTTGGCAGATTCAAGCTTGTGTTGCTACTGATGGAACTGGCATTAAGGTacgtattctataatatttattatattttcgtactatatattttaatgtgttagGAAAATGACTaattcatcatcctcctgcccatatcccaattttatttcgggtcggcgcagcatgtcttcttcttccatacttctctgtcggacgtcatctcacaagtgaaattctttctaaccatatcgtctttcacataATCCAAACAACTAATTAGTTACCAGAATTTGTAATTGTCTATGGGATTATTTTAATGTCTGATAAGATCTATGTTATTTGAAAGTACGTCTGAAGGATATGAGTGAGAAGTATTACTTTTGAGTTCTTGAATCTTCTTAGTTACTACCTATTTATACATACTGCTTTATAACTATTACATATACCTCTGCCATAGAGTATTCTAACATAGTCATTGTagccataataaaattaaatcagagacaatgaaatttatacatagacaattttactacttttactATTAGTTCTAAAAGAGACTTTACTACAGTAATAATATAGAACACGCTAAATAAATAGACGCGTAATGCGTTATATAGTTCTGTACGTGacgttatataaatagtataaaatataatattattttcttatttaaggAATGGCGTACgtcttattttttgtattctctttatgtaatatttctttttatgtttaattttagttaaaacttTAAAGCAAGCTAGATTAAcagtatattgattttaaatctcctaaagtaaagtaaaaaagagCCTATAGAGTCtccgttaatatttttttgatatttagtGTAGTTATGAACTTACACAAAAATCGGTCAATAtctacaagtattttttttaaatactaatttcgaACAAGAAAGTTTAGTAGtgatatattctaataaaattatattgatgtcAAGTCTGTTTAGACTTTGTACATAATATCTGAACGAATTTGAGATCACCTGGTAGACTTAGACTCCTCCAAGCGATGCTgtgaaatttagaaaattacCGTAATAAACAGTTACCGCAGTGTTCGAGGAGATGAACAAATTTACGTTACGTTTGATCGTTTGGTTACGACTATAAGAGCGCGTATAAAGCCACCGAATTCATACTTCACCCGCGCACCCCTCACCCGCCCCTCATAGATCGTGAATACGTGATCTAATTCGTATGCTAAATTCTATCTAAAACGACCGGTAATTGTGtatttcagtgtttttttctaaaacctGTAACTATTTgagtgtaattaaaaaagattttcgtgattttatttcttcactgataattttatttttttttgtttttgatcgaAATCaacaattgaaattataatataaggtagatatagaatatttaatttctgaCTTTGAGTCTGATTTACTTGCAAAACCAAGTCAAAGATTAGCAGTTTGCTTTATGCGCGGTCTTAATCCATAGTAAGCGAAATCCAAGGTTTTGCGTAACATAACACGACTGTGGTGTGTATTACTTACcagtattgaaataatattaaatagtagcTCTGCGCCTAGTGCAATATTACTCGTATCTCTTCaccgtaaattttaattttcaaattgccAAAATTGCCGCCCGAATATAACCGGAAACAACCAATCACGAGCGCTTTGGTTGTcacattcgaaattcgaatgcTAGTCGTTGTTCGATGCTCGTTAACGGCGACGTAAAATACTCAAAATCACAAACTGTGTGTTCAGATTTTTGATTACATGCAAATCGCATTGAACGTCAACGCTATCGAATGAGTAAAAAAAACTCGTACTAAGCCAACTTTAATTGTATAACTTCTGTGTGAAGTATAtatgcaattaatttaattgatattgtgAATGTAACGGAATCGAGATATTATGAAAATGGAAACTCGAGTCTGTCCataaagaaatacataaaataatttgagaaATAAAAGATTCGTTCATTTCAACTGATCAAAGAGAaagagatttatattttatttctgtcatTTTTCTGTTTAGAGATTGCGTACAAACGAGCCGCCACCAATCTCTCTGACAGAAGCAAGCCAATTTGGTCAGCTTAAAACTTATTCCCACAATTGAATTATACAGTCTCGCAATCGGTGTTGCCATTTCAACTCGATTTTACGATTACTACGATTGTTTCGTAATTAACAGGTTCCCCgtatctcatttttttttaaatttataatgaagtaaaagaactaaaatatgtggttaatatttttttttatgctaggTAAGCTGGAAGGATGTCTTTTAGACATAAACTTTCCATTGTAACACAGTtacttcatattaaatatttcttttaccgaataatttagaaatataatacacgTGCTGATAAATAAATGACCTGTCACTCACACACGTCGGTAAAGACGATGTGTACTCTATTCCAACCTCAGGAGgacaaaagcaaaataaacaatattcgaCATCGAAATGGCGCGATATCATCGGTCGAgaactttattatttagtatggatgtgtgaaaaaatggcgtttggaCGTCGACGAAGTATTTTTTTCGGAATTttggatgtaaaattaaagtggatataagtagttaagcgcAATAGTGtcgtattaaaaatttagatatatattatttaatttgaatcaatttttttttttattaattagcaaatcaaaggtttgtttatcttcgattggaatatacaatagactagctgtgcccgcgacttcgtgcgcgtttgaatttaataaaaaagcatgactttattattattttacatataattctaaaataaaagtagcctaagttactcctcattacatcagctatctgccagtgaaagtcccgtcaaaataggtccagccgttccagagattagtcggaacaaacagacagacagacaaaaattgtaaaaaatgttatttcggtatatgtaccgtgtatacatacatatgcgaTTAGTAAAACgcagttactttaatattacaaacagacacttcaattttattatatgtatagatggtTACATTGTATGTAGACGCGTCGCGACGCGTCGgcatacaaacatttatataataaaacgaaatgttttcttttttgcaGGAAGGCATGGAGTGGGTCTGTAAGAATATGCCGActaaaaaataacgattttatttatagctgAATTGAtcttctataatttattaatataataattaagacgTATATATACTGTTATTAATAAACGTGGAATAAACGAAGTTCGATGACGTAATCGAAACATTCGCGGAAATACTGATATTTTCCATTTGTGTATTTACAACTATgacttaaatgttttattttgtagtagttgtcgcccgcggctacgctcgagttttaggggttggttgtcatgtgttaggtaaaaagtagtctatgtccttccttggagttcaagtttgcttcataccaaatttcatcaaattcggttcattggtttggtagtgaaagagagacagacagacggacagacagacagagttactttcacatttataatattactatagatataGATTATGAGGGGaacaacccccccccccctaaccTACtcactgatttttttaataataatcgaatcTCTTTATGGGTATTTACCCTTGTATTGAATGTGAAAATGAACATGAGCGTAAAcgttttgtatgaatttttatgTATCTATTGGGGTATGAAGAGAAGGcgcctaataaaaaaatattaccaagtGTTAGATTAGGCCCGGACCTTCTCGGCCTAAGGGGAAATTGGGCGTTTCTAAACGAAGAAAATTTTGCTACGAATTAAAAACTGTATAACACGTGGCAAAAAAGATGACAGCAAAACAGAAaagttgtaaatatgttttgatatcaaaggtaactttttattgttatttttggattggcagttttgtaattttttactaacgattttttatttgacctcATTGAACTCATAATGCTGTGATcacgtttattaataatatgaatattataaaattatttgaactagtcaattaaataattacgaagCAAAGAGCACAAAACActgtatagtatttaaaatagtcCGTCCaggtttttgtattatataattttatgaaattaatattattgttttaaaaatattatacattattaataacagatataaaatattataccttcAAACGTTTGAgtcaaaattttcattttaagtgtttattttaatactgtaCCCATCTTATCAAATCatgtaaagattataaatacataatgtttttttttttaattgtaatctattaaaatactgtttaataaattatttttctgagAAGACTTGCAAGTCAAAGAAGCGCTGTCGATAATAATTCCTTGGTTAGTGCCTTCTACGCGCTCAGTATGATATTTAATGGTATTTATTTTGAGTATTAGTTATACAAAAATAGCGCTATGTTCAGTGTCAACAATTTTTTAGTTGATTCAGTATTCCTTCGGcaagtaaattaaatctatCACTAAATATCAAGCAAGTGTGAATATCAGATATGTTTCAGTTTAAGAGTTTTTTCATTAACGTCGATGTAAAAGTGTATTTATGTCCTATAAAGTTTGTCACATGGCCCGCACTGTCCGAGTGAGCTCGCGATATGCTCTGCTATGCTCACACGAATTGTGCCTAGTAAGataaaaatagcaatatatTTAGTTCGCGTTCATTATAATTGTAATCCAAAAAGTTTTTTCTGCAAGAACGTCAAGcacaatttaaagttttaaataaaatgtacaaattttattgtaagtctTTAGCACGatgttttagattaaattagatttttcttccaatttaaaaaataataaaaaacatttacaaatagaTAGTTCGTCTTTTATTTAAGCTATAATCTCTCCATCGacactaaaaactatttatttacattataatagtataaatgtcaattgcatttataaaaaatatttaatactaatatttaatggataattcacatttttttaatatttaggattataaataattacattatatagaaAGCGTATAATCATATTAGTGACGGTTATGTGACGGACGCTTCATTGGTATAGCTCGAAGAGAATGCAAATGGCGGCGGGGAACGCAATGTTACCAACCGTACGATATTTGAAagtaaatgtcaaaaaaatcaCAGATTTATTCAAATTCTCATAATGATTTTCGCGCCAATAATGATACTAAGCAAATAAATCttcttcaattaaaaaataaacctgtATTCTAAGCTAAATTAAACTGTCACATAATTTTGAAACAGATACGATAAACGTCCCTTATGAGATCGTATAGATCGGTTTGCTAACGATAAAGCGacgtttatttaacatttaggCGTCATCATATGCGATACGCTTTCTTCGCTAGGATATTGAGAAAAATTGCGATATAAAGTAAGCAAAAGACATTAAATGCACATATTAACACATGTCCATTAATATGACAAAGAAGacgtgtatatataaattttagcaCCATGTccagcaaaattataataaaattaagacaaaTTATCAGTCGACttgcttaaattaattttaaatataaattcgaaattaaaCTATCaccaaataaagtataaatagagaattattttaatctacacTCAATTAGGAATATGAACATCTttcaaagttattaatattatataatattaatctaataaatgcc of Vanessa tameamea isolate UH-Manoa-2023 chromosome 24, ilVanTame1 primary haplotype, whole genome shotgun sequence contains these proteins:
- the LOC113398064 gene encoding ADP-ribosylation factor-like protein 3; the encoded protein is MMGLLSILKKLRSNPEKELRLLLLGLDNAGKTTILRQLASEDVSHVTPTAGFNIKSVLSNGFKLNVWDIGGQRKIRPYWRNYFENTDILIYVVDCSDHQRLEETSLELTELLQDDKLRGVPLLVYANKQDLASALPASEVAQLLGLHLIRDRTWQIQACVATDGTGIKEGMEWVCKNMPTKK
- the LOC113398066 gene encoding H/ACA ribonucleoprotein complex subunit 2-like protein, with the translated sequence MGKVKQEPVDQEEQGDVSIKSEPQSYDDKVEHCSIIAKPMASKKLSKKIYKLIKKSSGHKNYIRNGLKIVQKQLRLGEKGIVVFAGDISPIEIMCHLPAVCEEKDVPYCYTPSRKDIGSAMGTMRGCIMVLVKEHDEYKDLFDEVRGEIKLLGHPL